The window CGCCAACGCAGGCAGCTCCTCCGCCATGGCGGCGTTGTAGTGCGCCTGCGCTTGCTCCATGGGGAAGTAGGCATGCACAGgcgcaggttccggtgcggtgtcctcgGAGCCCGTCTCCATCAACGGGTTGTCCTCGTCGTGGGAGACCTTGGGTGAGATGGTTGGCATGTCGGCCACGATCCGCCTGGCACAGCGGCTCTACCAGGTGGCCGCAAGGGCGGCCAGCTCACGCTTCGTCTCCATTGATAGGCTCTCCCATAGGGTGTTGCCGCCGGCAGTCATGGCGGATCTGGTGAAAGCGAGGAGGATGTGGAGCGGCTTGTGTTGTGGCGTGGAGTAAGCCGGGTGTGGCTGCCTTTAAAtagcggatccggtgaggccaggcgTCCGGTTGCGTTAATGCGCGgcgccagagtgggtttctcggtcgGCGGACCTGTTTAATGGTAGCATACGGACGTACAGGGTATTAAATGGGCATGGTACATATCCGCCCTGTCCCGTCCAGTAATGCATCTCCGGCATTGAACATGCGCGACACCGGGGACGCGTCGTGGGTGGCGCACTCGGCCGGGGCGCTGCTTCAATGccagcgctagtgagaggtcgcgtccgctctctaTCCAACTTCAATGGGGAGCGGCTAGCTCTacagcggcatgaatgcgggcagctggcaccaGGCGGGAATGCGCACGAGCGAGGGAGAATGGTTTTGGGCAGGACAGGGTGGTCAGAAGGAGGCGTGGGTACTGTCCAAACGCCTGCAAAGCCCCCACATTTGTCCTAAACTTGAAATCAATACTTAACAGGAaggaaaaaaaaatcatgtttagaATAATGACTTTCAGAAGCGAATGCTAAAAGGAGAGAAAGATGGACATATGCATACCAGGTGGTGGTGATATAACATTTAGTGTGAGTGTCATCAAGGATCCACAGTAGCAAGAAATTCTTCCCTACTCTTACAGATTAGAAGAGGAACAAATTAGATATAACACAGAAAAAACCAGTTTGTGGTATTTTATCTAGTTACCATCAAACTAGGGTTATATTCTTCTACTTCAGGTGAATTAATGCTGTATTTTAAATCCTAATATGCATGTTCTACAAATAACTGTCGCACAATTCATCACTTCCCATTTTCCTTATGTTAGGATGCCACACCACAATTGAGGAAGGGATCATCTGttataataatttcttcagttgcTGGCTATAATCCCAATACAGCTTTAACGATGTATACAGATTACAGGGCAGTATTTGCGGAAAATTTACTTGACATGCAGGAACCGGCTCTActatctactacctccgtcctgatttattggtccttattgtaatttgtgctaatatttaaccataaatttaactaacaaaatgtttatgtATGTCATAAAAATTATattattgaaaactatgttcaaacacgaatccaatgatatattttttgttgacatgcactaacattttggtaGTTAAATCATTGGTCAAATTTTAGCATAAATTACAAAGGGGATtaataaatcaggacggaggtagtaactTTTAAATGTAATAAATCTAGAAGGCAATGGAGCATTAGTGTATGTCCCTCTTTCTATACACAAGAAAGCTGGAACTTGGATTCTGGACATGAATCTTGTTAACCCGTTGAAGCAGAAAACTATAGGTGCAGAGTCCAATTAGTGTCATTCTTTTAGCATGCACAAGAAAGCTAGAATTTTGAGTCTGGATATGAATCCTTGAGACTAATGTCCACTGCTCTCTTTTGGAATAGTAGCCATGCGTGACATGTTGCTTCCAGCGAGTGTGGGGGTCTAAGGGTGTGAACTATTTGTTGTGCGAATTACTTGTTATATAAACTATCTGGATGGAGTTACAGGATATTAAGAAAATATACGAGAAAGAATAAAGAGCGCGGAATTTTCTTTATGGATTAATATCGGAAAATCCCCTCCAACCTTTTAGAACTACGCCACAACTTCTATGAGGCCATTATTTTAATTGAAACCTGCAGGTTATATGATGTGTGTACATGGTGGTGTTACTGAATGGAAGGAGGTAATTTCTTTTGTCTTTATATGGATTAATATTGTTCTTCACTCTTTCTGAACTAATGAATTTATTAATATTGTTCTTGCACAAATTACTTAATGATTATTTCATCTTTTGGTCACTTGAGTAAGATAGAACTTGTTGATGCTCTCTTAATATGGTTTCTCCTCTGCTGCCCAAAGGATATAGGAATCACCAGCAGCCCTTCTTGTGAGCACCATGTCTATGAACTCATCCCTTGCTAATAAGGCATTCTCCATTCTACTTTTGCAACTCTATATCAACATTTCTGAGCAAGAGCTAAACCTGGACGTCATCGGCCGGAGGAGGGGAGGAGCGGGTGCCAGCCAGGTAGGAAATGGGTGGCAATGGCGGCCGCCGATCTCACGCGGCTCCTGCGCCCCGTCACCGTTTCCGCCCCGGCTAAGCAGGAGGTTCGAGGGTAGCGATAGTGTGAGGATCTCAGTACCAATTCACTATATTAACCATGGATTCGGTTACAACTCTCGAATTTCAGAGAGTAATTGAGAGGAAGGAGGAGAGCAGAGGAGAAGACGATGTACATGGACTACTCTAACCAAGCCTAGCCTCCGCCGAAGCAGCCGTTCCGTCCAAGCGAAATTGACCCATGCCATCTCCCTTGTATTTGTAGTGCATAAAGGCTTCTGAGCGGCCCAAGTCCAATAGCAGCACCCGTCAAAGTAGTGTAGGTTGCTGACAATCCGCCCACCACAAATTTCGGCTTGCCCCCAAGCCGAACCATTCCAAACCGCCGGGGTCCCAAAGGAAGGCACAAGTATAGAGCATGTAGTATGTTCCTCTTCCTCAATGTTCTTCCTTCAATGTTAATATGTTGCATGGACAGAGATTTAACCTGCACTTCTCCCGGGGTAATTGCACAGCCACCAGGATCCCATGGCATTCTTTTATATACCCATTTGTGACTTTCCATCCCTGCCAGGTTGTTATAACAGTGTCGTATGAAGAACCTCAATCAAAAGAAAGGCACTTGATAAACCTAACACGTACCAATGATCCGAGCTTCTAAAAGAATGCGCTGGATGCATCCACCGAACACAGAGAACAGGACACCAGGCAATCAATTCAATAGCAGAGCACTCCATTATGGTTTGCAAATAAGATTTGTCGGCAACAAAGCATTTGCAGCAGTAGTAAGCTTGGTCACATACACCCAATTCTCTGCAAATCTTGAATACCCAAGAATGTCTCCAGGCTAACAGGTGAGCTACTGCAAACCCCAAATGCACAACACAACTACATTATGGAAGTCAGAGGCACAAGCTTGTGAGAATTTGTAGCTCACCAGTTCAAGAAAAGAGCACTGAACCATGATTTTCAGAGATTTGTCATTAGAGAACTCAACATGCTTTTCAAAAAAATTGCACCAAACCACAGCTGCTTAACACTCACATAAGAaccacactgagatgttgtcgaggACAGAAAAATCATAGCAGAGTGACCAAGCGATTTTCCCTTGAACTTGTTCTGAAACAGAGAATGAAACAGCTCCACAAGTGCAAGATAGAAGTTCATGCTGTAAAAATGCATCATTTAGTGACCAAGCAATCCTCCATTGCCGCAACTCAAAACCACATGAATTAGAGTATGCCTTGAAGGAGCTAATATTGGCTTGTAAGGGACCAATCAACCATGCAATCTCCCATTGAATCTGTGCAAACATATAACCATATATAATAAGGCTTTTCCAGTAGGGCAAAACTAGAAACCACCCTTCCGCGGTGGTTGTAACCATGGAATCTGACACTGCATAAGTTTTGTATCCACCATGCAACCAATATAACATAGCATTTAGCATAACTGGTCTCCTTTTCTTGGACATAAGTGGCTGCAACACTGTAATTCATAAATGTGTACTTGCTTACTGGAGCATACCTAGCAGCAGCAAAACAGGACATGGATTGAACAAAAATTCCCAATCTGAACACCAGCACAATCGTTACATTGCAAAACTTATCAGCAATCATTCTTCAACAATCAGGGAAGGCACATGGCAACCAAGCAATGATCCATGGAAATTTCTTGATCTGTCAAGGGCAATGGCTACAAGAAATGAATCACTTCGACCACTACAGTAGAACACCACTGCATAAAAATTGACAAGCTGAAAAGTTCTTCTAGAGAGAAACATTCCCAAGGAAACCATGGCTTCAGCCCGACTAGTGTCACCTTCCTAGAGCCTTATTCGAGACTGGGAAACTCTCCACTGACACAAAGACTGTTGAGCACAACGATCGCCAATAACAAACAAAGCATCCTCATCAATTGATGCATGAACATGGACCATATTACTGCTGTCTCTCTTCACAAACAGGAAACATCCCCTCATATCATGTTCTAGTAATTTTTACTATTGCTTTTCTGACCATACAATGGATCAAGTGGCAGCCGCATATACTTTTCAACATGGATCATATACTTTCCGCATATACCATATGAATGCTAAGAAACAGAagttaaatactccctccatcccaaaataagtgactcaactttgtactagctttagtacaaagttagtacaaagttgagtcacttattttgggacggagggagtatataaaagcATCCAACATAAAGATTCACACCACACACATACAGAGTACACAAACATAGTCATAAGCATCCAACAAAAAGATTCACACCAAATGAGTAGTCATTATGGTGTTGACAACCGAAACTACATGAAAATGCATCCAAGCAAACCACCATAGTCATAAGCATCCAACAAAAAGattcacaccacacatatacagagTACACAAACATAGGACAATAGGGTTGAAAGAAAGGAGGCGCATGCCAAGGGAGCCGCCTCAAGTGGCCTTGCCATGCCTTAGTGCGTCGGTATCAAGTGCCTAATCCGGCTCCGGAGGTGGTGGATGAAGTGGAGGCGCCAAGCGGAGAGCCATCGCCCGAAGACCTGCAATGAAGATGTCAATGACGTCTCGGTCCCGCGGGCGGCGCCAGAGCTGCAAATAGCCACACATTTTGAAATATCATGATGGGATGAGAAATCTGCCAACAGTGCATCTATTTATTACAAATGATCACAACTAGTTACCTGCTCAAGTCAGTAGTAATCCAAGCACTAAGACGGCCCCTGAGGCCAACCACCTGTGCCCTCCTGAGAAGCGCTGAACAGGGCTGCTGCTGGGCAGCTGGGGAAAGTCGTCTGGTGGCGGCATCGTGCACTCGCTGCCGTCGAAGTATATCTTTCTAGGCAGTGCCCACCCACCAGAAAAGCTGAAATCCTTGCCCTTCCTCAGCAGGACCTCTGTCTGCACAGTACCGTCCTGGGGCAACATCTGGTTGAAGCTTGGGAGCCCCCAGAAGAGGCCTGTGTCGTCTGCAAATTCGAGATGTTAGTCTTGCAAGAATTCAGAGTACTCGAAATGTTATGGTATGGTATGCAGGTTTGAAAATTCAGTGCACATCTTGGAAACCTAGCATCACATCTTGGAAACTTCTACTCAAGAAAGATCTGGAACTGTTGAAACACAGAACTAAGCAACATCTCCTTCAAGATTATCAGGACTGGACAGTGGCGGAGCTAGGCAGGAATCTCAGGAGGGGCCAAAAGCCAAAACATGAAAAACTAAGAGGGTAAGATTGATCTTTTCCTTATCTAATCCNNNNNNNNNNNNNNNNNNNNNNNNNNNNNNNNNNNNNNNNNNNNNNNNNNNNNNNNNNNNNNNNNNNNNNNNNNNNNNNNNNNNNNNNNNNNNNNNNNNNNNNNNNNNNNNNNNNNNNNNNNNNNNNNNNNNNNNNNNNNNNNNNNNNNNNNNNNNNNNNNNNNNNNNNNNNNNNNNNNNNNNNNNNNNNNNNNNNNNNNNNNNNNNNNNNNNNNNNNNNNNNNNNNNNNNNNNNNNNNNNNNNAAGAGACACCTCTGTCTTTCATCATTTTGGCTATGAAGGAGTTGCCATCTCCCATCTGGTGTGGCTATGACTATTGTTATTATGGGTTGCTAGCATATTTTTTTCGATCAGAGGGGCCACATGCCCCCCATTTTCATTACGAAAATGGAGTCACAGCATACAGATCAAGTCCCATACAAACTTATCTTCGATGCCtaacatatgcaacaggaaaaactACTCCTATATCTTGAGGCACTTCAAACTGCACCTACAGGATGCTACAACAAAACAACAAGCCCAAAGCTCAGCCACTACATATGAATGCCTAACATTTCTTTGCATCAGGGAAAATAAACTCCTATAACCTGAGATACTAAACTCCGCACCTACAGGTTGCTGGCATATATACTCCTATATCTTGAGGCACTTCAAACTGCACCTACAGGATGCTACAACAAAAGAACGAGCCCAAAGCTCAGCCACTACATATGAGTGCCTAACCTTTTTTTGCATCAGGGAAAATAAACACCTACAACCTGAGATACTAAACTCCGCACCTACAGGTTGCTGGCATATATGGATGCAGAGGAACAACAAGTATTTAATAAGATCAACCCTAGCATCGCATCTTGGACACTTCTACTCAAGAAAGATCTGGAACTGTTGAAACACAAAACTAAGCAACATCTCCTTCAAGATTATCAGGACTGGACTGAATCAAGCTTTTAGTCTGTTAAAATCTTGATTTAGACATGTTTCCTAGAGCAGGAATTGGCTAGATGGGATCACCCATCCTTTTTGTTTTTTGCTCCCATTTGTATATATACGTttagttatactccctccgttcctaaatataagtctttttagagatttcaataagaacTACATACaggtgtatatagacatattttagagtgtagatccactcattttgctccgtatgtagttcgcactgaatctctacaaagacttatatttaggaacggagggagtattaatgaaAGAGGAGAGCAGATAATATTGTTGTGCACACATATGAAAGATTTGAACAACATACTGATCGTGCTGCGCTGCACAAGCGGCTCGTAGGCGAAGCTCAAAACTTGGGTCAACTCCTGTAGACTCTGGTGCTGGAAGACGAGGTTCCAGTCAGTGAAGTTCTTGAACCTGTTGAAATTGTTGATCGACAGCTTCACCCGCCAGTACTCGGTGTATCTCTTCTTGATGTGCCAGTGCACCCTTATCGGGCACATGTGCCCGGTGCACCGGATCTCGGCGTCCTGGCACTGCGGCGCCGTGGAGGTCCTAGCTGGGCAGGTGCCGCAGGTGCAGTCGGGGCACTCCACAATTGTCCTGCTGTAGAACGTGGACAAACAGACACAGCACGACCGGAACGGGCCCACTGCTGTCTGCGAGTAGGAGCAGGTGACCTGCCACGTCACTGCACACATTGAAAAAAAGAATAGTCATCAGATTAGAATTAGTCATGTTGAGGCGGTGCGAAGATTTCTCAAATACTAGGGCTAAAACTAAGCGGCTATAAATAACGTCTAAAATCACACATAATTGTGTGCATTAGAAGCACATCAAAAAAATCACAATATAATGAAAGATGAAGTTCATTCTTATCAGAAGAGAAAAATCGGTGAAAACATGTGAACAATTTAACGAAGTGCGTCATTAAAAAAGTTGACACCAAATTAATGAAGACATGATTCATTATCCGAGCCCATCGTTTCTTCATTAGCAATCACAAAAGGATCTAGATATGGACATAAGTTCTTCTTTGTGAATGGACATAGGTTAAGTTAAGCGTTCATACAAATTTTGAGGACTTATACATATTTAACCAAAGAAAATTGACTAAAGAAGTACAATTGACACCATCAACTCATTAATTTTTGACTGACACAGAAAACTAGGGAACTAAATTTTAGACAATACAAACTAGAATCAGTGGCGGAACTCCAAAAGAATTTGTTGGGCGGGCCAGAGCACACAATTTTTTTCAAGTACTGAACCATATATAGTGTTCCATTAGATATATTGGCCACTACTCAGTACCTTCTATTCTCACTGATTACAAGATGAGCAGATGCATAATTGCATATGTATACTACTCCAAACCAAAATAAGCCATGGCATTTGATCATCTATATACTACTCCAAACCAAAATGACAGTAAACAACAATGCCTTTGCTGTGAACTTGTAAGCTTCAAATCAACAATTTTAGACAGTACAAATAGACCTTCAATGGATTATTTAGACAATTTGGATTTAGGGGATGATTCAATGAACAATGACCTATGTGGAATTTAGGGAAAGAAAATCAGAAACGATTCAACTCAGCTTACTTGCGCACACTTGCAGGGATTCCGAATTTGAGATGGATTAGAGAAGGAGTTGCCTCCCCGCCGTCCACTACTGTCGCCGTTGCCGGTTTTGCTCTCGGCTCATCGGCTGACTGGCTAACTCGCTGGTGAGCACTCCATTATGGTTTGCAAATAAGAGTTGTCGGCAACAAAGCATTTGCAGCAGTAGTAAGCTTGGTCACATACACCCAATTCTCTGTAAATCTTGAATACCCAAGCATGTATCTAGGCTAACAGGTGAGTTACTGCAAACCCCAAATGCACAACACAACTACATTATGGGAGTCAGAGGCACAAGCTTGTGAGAATTTGTAGCTCACCAGTTCAAGAAAAGAGCACTGAACCATGATTTTCAGAGATTTGTCATCAGAGAACTCAACATGCTTTTCAGAAAATTTGCACCAAACCACAGCTGCTTAACACTTACATAAGAaccacactgagatgttgtcgaggACAGAAAAATCATAGCAGAGTGACCAAGTGATTTTCCCTTGAACTTGTTCCGAAACAGAGAATGATAAAGCTCCACAAGTGCAAGATAGAAGTTCATGCTGTAAAAATGCATCATTTAGCGACCAAGCAATCCTCCATTGCTGCAACTTAAAACCACAGGAATTAGAGTATGCCTTGAAGGAGCTAATATTGGCTTGTAAGGGACCAATCAACCATGCAATCTCCCATTGAATCTGTGCAAACATA is drawn from Triticum dicoccoides isolate Atlit2015 ecotype Zavitan chromosome 6B, WEW_v2.0, whole genome shotgun sequence and contains these coding sequences:
- the LOC119326112 gene encoding COBRA-like protein 7; translation: MTWQVTCSYSQTAVGPFRSCCVCLSTFYSRTIVECPDCTCGTCPARTSTAPQCQDAEIRCTGHMCPIRVHWHIKKRYTEYWRVKLSINNFNRFKNFTDWNLVFQHQSLQELTQVLSFAYEPLVQRSTINDTGLFWGLPSFNQMLPQDGTVQTEVLLRKGKDFSFSGGWALPRKIYFDGSECTMPPPDDFPQLPSSSPVQRFSGGHRWLASGAVLVLGLLLT